The DNA segment GGGGTTTGTTTGAGgggtgaaatgaaataaaaattttatgaatattaataagatagtttgtgaattaCTGTGAGATTGTTTGAGtaagatattttttagattttgaaaaggagagaaagagttatataaaaaaatattataaaatttattgttaaaatatagttttataatattattattataaatttttatacttATGATTGATAATGCGGTGCTTGACACATGATTTATATGGACTTGTGCAATGTGTGGATCTGAATACTTTTCCGGTAATTAAGTAGTACTCGTGTAATGTACCTGATCATGACGTAGAAGTGGCAACTGAAGATCATGGTTGTCCTCTGAATTGGTTTCTCTACAATCAGGCATGAATGAATCTTTTGTGCTTAGGAAGCCCACGAGCTTTGGAAGATCCCTTAGCACCAAGGTTTGAAGTCGACCGAACAACATCATATCTCCCTGATCTTCTATTCCGTCTTCTTCTTTCACGAATATTGCACCCAAGTTGTTGCATCTTGTTATCATCAATACTTTAAGTAGTGAAAGGCCTCTGGCTATCGATGATGAGAagataaatcttaatttttcaCAGTTATACACCGTTAAAACTTTCAAGTTTTTGAAGGATTCCAACGGAAGGTTACCCTGACAAATTTCTACCAAGCTTATCATATTTTCCAAAACAAATGTCTCCAGTATAGGAAACGCAACAACCGATGTCCTCAACCCAGGGATATGCTTAATATTACCATTATTTTTGATACAGAGATGTTTCAGTTGTTGAAAATCTTCTCTATCTAATTGATATAAGACACTCTCCGTAATGTTCGACTCGTCTAAATGAAGATATTCTGTCCTCTTCAGTAGCATTTTGATCCCAAAGTCTAATTGGAAGCTCATATTCAGTTCGAGTTTTAACATTCTTGAGAAGGCCAACTCCTTAAAAATGGGATACCAGGTACCTCCAATGCATATCATGTATCTCTTAAGCTTTTCAGTAAACAAATCTATCGGTAGATTGTTGGCATCCGGAATATCGATCTCTAAGGTGATCAAGTGTGACAATTTCTTCAGCTCTGCAAGGCTAGCAttttttccttcattgctggGTCCTTCAACCTCCCATCGGACAGTGATATTTCGCATATACAACTCTTCTAAGTTGACCAAGCTTGACAAGacattaggaggaatcactttAAGTTCGTAACAACTGCTCAAATCCAATAACCGCAAACGAGTCAACAACCCTATTTCTGTTGGCAGATTTGAAATGTCAGAACGAGCAAGACTAAGAATTACTAAATTCTTGAGTTCTCCAATCCCATGAATATCTCCCAGGTTACATTCATCTAGACACAATGTTTGTAGGTTTCTAAGTGACAAAAGTGATGAAAGTTGTATCTTTGTCAAACTTAGAACTTCGAGCTTGTCCATCCCCTGGAAGAAAATGTCTTCTAGCTTGCCCATCCCTTGGAAGGAAGTACTGCTTGGGGTTGCCAAATATCGATTTTTACACTGGACATGAAAGTATCTTAAATTAGGACATTCAATTTTATTGGGATATTTATGGATATGATCTCCACCATGGATAGAGAGCGCCTCGCATATTTTTAGTGCATCCACATCTGGCCATGCTTTTTGCCCACCATCGCCTCTCATGACAAACATATGATCATTTGATGCAATTATTGTAGCGACACGACGAACAACATCATGCATGTAAAATTCCTCGGAGCTATGTGGACTTTGTAGTAGCAAACAAGAATCTCGGAGATTATTAACTAAAGTCTCTAGCCTGTTTCTTGCTTTTTCCAATGTATCGATGCCATAGAATAAACGCAGACCGAAACCATATCTCAACAAATCCCGATAGGAAATGTAGTAACCTTGTCGAGCACAAAGCAAAAAGAGGGATCTGACCTCTCTACCATCAAGATGTATATAGCTTAGCTCTATACAAGAATATACGCGTGACCATATTCTTGTGTCATGTTCTGGAGTGGGTCTTGTTAGTTGGACCAGGGCATCCTTCCAGGTACTCAAATTCTTATTCTTTAATGCCTTAGAAACTGTTACAAGTGCAATAGGAAGACCTTCACACGCTTTAGCTACCTTAATTGCTTCATTTTGCAAATCATGATCATCTTTGATAGAATCACCCGCCATCTTTTCAAATAATTTCCatgcttcttcttctcctaAAATGTCGAGTTTAAAGCTGTTCTCTTCGGTGCACATCTCATTTGCTAGTACCTGCCAATCTCTGGATGTGAGTAGTACTTTGCATCTTTCGGAAGGAGTAATTCCTATTTCCTCCAAATCAAGTTCTTTCCATACATCATCCAAGATTACAAGTATCTTCTTCGCATTGTCTTTTTCTAACCTCGCCCGTAGACGGCCTTCTCTTActgttacaattttttcagaatCAAGCTCTAGACCTAGCATCTCTGCAATTTCTCCTTGTATTCGAATTACATCTGGGGTGTCCGTCACATTTGCTAGAGCCACCTCATGGAATAAACTTTCCTCCTTGGCTTTCTTGAAAATTTCTTTCATAAGTGTAGTCTTTCCAACTCCAGCCAACCCCCACACGCCGATCCTATTGATATTAGCATCTCCCAATGCCTCCATAATTCCCTCCATAATTGATATCCTCGAATCCAAGCTCAAGTATTCCCTGGTTTTTGGATTCACAATTTCTTGCGCAGCGGGACGAAAACCGACTGTGCTGAAGTCTCCATTTTTAAGAAGTCCGGCAATATTTTCCACGATCTTCTTTGCTTCCCGACTTAATTGATGTCGATGTTTCAAGTTTAGGCATGCCGCATTAGAGCTCCTCGAACTTGCTTCTGCTTCACCTCCACCAAGTATTTCGGTGGCCAATTGATGTAAAATACCATCCACCTTTGCCAACCACGTTTTAACATCATCTTTAATTTCCTCGCCGTTTCTTGAAGCAGCATCAATCGAGTCTAGCACACTTCTCTTAAAATCCCTCAAATTCTCCATGTTGCTATTGTAGTGGCATGAATAGCATAGCCACTGTCCAATAGGTGCAACCGTGTACTCTGCTATTTTCGCTACAATTGAAATAACTAActccattcttttttcttttttctttttctagttttttggttttttggatTTTGTGCAAGTAGAAAAGCAACGAAATAACTATTGTACCAACGAGAGATAAGAAAAGcaaagatggagagagagaacagGAATATCAAGTTAGATCAAACTTTGGCAGTGAGAGTACTTCAGAGGCAAAATGAGTCCACCAGCCTAAGGAGGGGCAAGGCTATTCTCCACAAGATGATGAGCGAATATTAGTAGCAAGCAATACACACCTTCAGGAAGAACAAAGAAGAAATGATGTGGTCACCCAAAGTCAGTGACAGATCCTCCACGCAGCAAGTTGTGTGCTGAGCATTCAAATTTGTGTACACATGAGGAGCTGGTTAGATTATAAAAGCGGTCGGTACAATAAATTTTGACAACCAAATTGGATATATGACTGACAGATAATGGTGGAAAAAGCAAACCTTTAcatccaataaataaaatgagacagagaaagaaaagaaaaatgagttttgatttgatttttcacTGTCACAAGTCGTTGGTGTCCATCGGTGGCATCGTTGTTCCCTTGTGGGTGCGTGTCATGCTAtttgataaagaaaaattctatttattattttcacatcatatactatatttatatatattttctgttattaaatatatgatatatatatatatgtgtgtgcgaTGTATGGATACGAGTAACTCTCCTAAGGACATTGATGGACTGGAAGCTGGAGCAAAGAGTCAATAGGATGAAGTTGGAAAGCAAACTTAGGCAGGCGGGGCTCTGATTCCCCAATATAGATACCAGACTAGAAACAGAATTGGGAGTGGTATATTGAGTAAAAATGGatcaataataaaatgaatCGTTGAAGTAGAACGACAGCCCAAGAACGAAACGAGAAAGCATTTCaccaaaaactagaaaaaataaatgaaaagtgTTAGAAATACTAGATCAAAGTACACAGCGGAAGCAATATTGATTCATCGAAAATATCTTGAATCTAGTGTAGTTGTTCCATAGATTTTCCAACGTCGTTGTTTATCCAAAATCCTCACGGCGATGGTGGAGTGTACTAGGTGGTAATACTGGAGCAACACTCATGAATACCACAGTCTAGATGCCGGGACTAAAGATAACCATTTGAGAAAGAGATCGTTTGTGATTTCTACACACACATATCCAAAGGGGGGAAGGGCTATGTAAATAGCCTCTCTAAACATAACTCCTGGCTGGCCTGGCCAACTATTAAGGCTCATGAAATGGCTCTTAAGCTACTTGATAACCCTCGAGAGAAGGTAAAGAGGTGCCCACTATGGGTGTCCctttcttataaaaagaaatggcAATTATCAAAATGCCAAAAGGTAGGAACAGAGAAAGGATGGTCAGCCACTCTCAGTTACCCTTTCACAAATGCATCACTTTCTCCGTCACTCATCAGGCCCTCCAGTCACACCCTGTGCTGAAAggtcattttttttaacataattacaagtgttaaaattcaaatattatggAAGAAATATCACACAGATATTTGTTTGTGGGGTCACAGCCATTCATTCGTGTGAAAACAAGATCGGTATTTGTCacgaaatattatataatttctctAGTCCGTGTCTCGAACAATTGAAAAAAGAACTAGATCATCATATATAGTATCTAAACTAATTAATGAACTGTGCAAAAATTGCTAAAACAAACaatgtggaaaaataaaacaaaataatttccaTTTGTTTTTGTATAATACGAACACAATGAATGAATAATTCCGATGCAACATCTAAAGTATAATATATCTGAAAGAATTTAATCAAACCTGATGACTCATAAATTCATACTTTCGATTTGGAAAATCATGATCGTGATTTCCACTCCGGAGAACTCGATCGAGAGTTTCAACACGTTGATGCTCAATAGATTGAGAAAGATAACTTGCCCAATAGAAGAATGAAAAGCAACTATATATGAAAACACAATGAGGTAGCCTTGAGAAATTCTTGTGCCATGAAAGAAAGTTGGAAGTTTTCCAATGAAACTTGATCAGAGCTAGTAATTTGTGAAATGAGAAAGGACAACTTAAATTTTTccgtttggatattgagttgagttgagctCTTTAGAAATATTAGGGAGTTGAAATGGTAGAGTGCATTTTGTAGAGCTCAcgtaagatgagtttagatgtgtttaaatGTTAAGACGAGTTTcgatatatttatgaaaaattaaaaaatgattttttttaaatatttattgatcTAATCCATTTCTCAAAGACactataagaaataataaaaaagcaaaacattaattgatttacattctcccactttgaaagtaaaatattaataataacgtattatattttaaaattattattaaattatattataattccttatgaaaatttttaattatactacCTCATCTATTATTATTACTCTTAATAGTTCAATGACATTCCCTTTTATGTTATAggtatgatttatttattgaaattgTAGAAATTTTAGGGGATTGTATTTGGAAGCCCACCGAAAGGATTGTATGGAAAAGTGAGGAAAAAATGAAGAGACGAAGTAGAAGATGAAGGAACCGGCTTCTGGAAAATTAAACAAACGAGTACAAAACAGATAGAGCTATAGAATTTGGAAGaataatttgtttaaatttaatTGGTGTccaaatttttgagaaaaactttttctgaaacattaataaaaaaaatgagcatttttttattctaaatttgtaaCTAATCATATGTAAAATAGTcagaagtaaaaataatataatgtgaAACACTAAaatgtaacaaataaattcaataatcaCAGAATataaaattgaaggaaaaaaaatgccgCTGAAGATTAATGTTTATTTCTCTAAGACATCCctattttttcaacaattttacaaagagtttgtattttttataatattattttaaatgaaccAATTTTTAAAGTAGCGTTTTTTTTTCAGATAGAAAGCCCAGAAATTAATATAGAAGCCCAAAACCCATCCACATATACGAAGCCCATCCATGCCTTGTATAGGGAAAACCCTAAATGCTTTGTTTGGTTGGCGTCAGCTTGTGTAAATGGGTCCGATTTGGTTTCTCATTCTGTTTGTTTTTGTACAAATCTGGAACTAAAGAACTTCGTTTGTGTTTTcatctcttcattttctttttatcttcttttttaaaatttgttaagAGTGTAGAGGAAATTGTGAACGTGATTGTCGAAAGATTGGAGGACTTTTTGGGAGGAGTTCAACATTTTGTACAAGGGCTCCAAGATCCCTTGGGCTTGGGCTGAGAGTAAACTGAGTCTGGAGCTATTGAAGGCGGAAGAGAAATTTAAATCTATACTGTATTAGATTGTGTTTTTAGATTTGGTTTTATTTCGGGTATATGGGCAAGATTTTTTTActgaatttttacaaattttaaagaattgttCTTGGATTTGGTTACCTTTCGTGCATATGGGTATGATTGTCTTGGAGGCATTTTGTTTGGATCTATGTTGgtttcctctctctctgtctatTTGTTTCTTACAACTTTTCTTTGTGAATCGTTTTCATTGCTGTCATATGGGTATGAAATCATTCCTGAATCGTTACAAATTTGAACagattttgtttcctttttataaATCTGATTGTAAATTTCTCCAATGGTATGaggaaattttgttattttctttagaTGTATACGTTTTAGAtattgtttttagatttaatttCCTTTAGTGTGCGTACAATTTATTTGGTGAGTTTATAGTAATTTGAAGGGGTTTTGTTTTTATCTAAtttgaagggaaagaaaatgctcccaaaagaagtagaagaaaagaaaatgcaaatatGTCATAAAGGCCGGGATAGAGAAGGAAATATGCCATAAAAGCAGgggtaaaaatgaaaaaaattgctCCAAGAAGGaagtacaagaaaataaaatgggaaGACGCTATAAACCATAAATTCAATGCTACTCTTACCAATATTTAAATTCAACCATAAATTCAATGGATTTAAAAGGATTCGGCTAATTAATTGTGAtggtactatataatatataacatatataaatcTTGAGATGGATCAAGAAGCAAGCACGTACGTACCTCACTTTTTGTCCTCCTCCATCCCGCATCAAGACTGCAAATTACTCAAAGAAGGTCACTGCAATCAATATCGATCGGCATTTAGAAGTGAAACATGATTAAAAGAGTGTCTGGCGAAGTTGGGCATATCACTGACTCTTTATGGTGGGAAGAGTACTGAAACGCTTCGTTTTATAGATCAATCGCGTTCCTCAAATTTGTATTTCATTTGTATCCGCAGACAAAGcgaaaaaccttttttttttataagtgatatTAAACTTTATTAATGTAAAGAAGGCATAAGCCAGGTATACTGGGAGTATGCATGTAATACACCGTTTTAAGAAGTAGAAaaagttacaaggaaatcatggaaacgaaaaacttttttcctcttttgttttatcttgtcCATGCCGTTTCTTTCACGTCCACAGCTTCTTTCAATTGAAGAAGAGCCCTGACACCCAGTCTTTTATCCGCTCTCCCTCTCATAGATGAGCAGTCTCAAGTACAAGATTCACTCCAATGGCTGCTGTTAGCACTAACAAAACCGTTGGGCTCTCTGAGACTTTCACAAGATTGAGAAAACAAGGCAAGGTAAGCAAGCATTTCACTTTCTGATTCgcttatttatatttcaattttcattctcatttttttcCACGGGTTATTATCTATTTCAATTGGGTTTCtggtagttttttttatatctgtTTTTTCTGAGTTAGTGTTTTGGGTGTTTTGACAGTGGACTACTGGTATATTGCCTTGTTTTCTTGTCATTTTAGTACATGCCTTTGTTGATCTTGGTCGGTGTGGTAATGGAGCACGATTTAATGATTTTCTAATACAATATGATTTTACTCTTCCACTGAAGGACTTCACCAACAGCACACAGAGCATCAAAAGCTAGCCAAGTAAGTAGAAAAGATCGatgtttggttttgtttgttaacATACTGACTACTCCTTCCACTGAAGCAAAATGATTAATGCGCACTATAAAAGCATGTGCGTGGGTACTGAGCGAGAACAACACAGTATGGGTAGCGGCCGACGATTGATATTGAAAATCTGTTAACTTGCAAAGTAGTATTACCTGGTTCGACGCCGAAAAGTGGGTAGCGGCCGAGCTCAGTGACTCCGTCCGAAACGCCGAtctgagagagaggaagagaactgGCAGACGGTGATTCTCAAAtctgagagagaggaagagatctAAGAACGAAGGGTTCGGCCGTCGAAGATTTTGGACGAAGGGTTCTGCCGTCTGACAGAaaggaagagaagagagaggaaaaggaagtgCTTGGATCTGGGAAGAGGAAGTGCTTGGTTCTGGGAAGAGGCCGTAGgttctcttctccttctcccAATATAAGCCATCAGCGCCGTGTACCGGGCCTCCACATGCTACGTCGATACggaattgataaaataataaaaagaaaatctttttACAAGTGAGTTGCACGTTAAATCACATGTTAATGTTTAAtgttaagagaaattttatttgtagtttGAGAATTGTATGTGCAGATTtttattaaagagaaaaaaaaattattttaagagagatatattaataattttaaaataatttaaagataaaattatttataaacctAAATAGAGAcggtatataatattactataaTGTTAATACGTAAGTTAtccatttaataaaatagtgtaaagtgaaaataaaaataaaaattatgagatagaggactttttattttaattttattttttaaaatttttttaatagaaaattagGTAATAAACGATTTGGTGTGTCAAAATTGCTTGTACCCAACCAGactcaaataataattttatttaaaaaattttacatgGAACTTACGAAAAGATTAACCCTATAAAAGAATTACCAAATTACCAGTGCCATTTACATTGGTACCTACGAAATTTTGCTGAAATTTACCAAAATAACcttctttcttaattttaattatctaattttGAGAAACACCTTACTTCCTATTTTCTATTCTCTCCTTGCTCTATTTAAATATTCCGAGTAAAATAGGAAATCCATCgtaaattatatgaataatagTTGGACATTCTACGTATGGTTAGCGGTGAAAATTCGAACCGAAAAATTGGAGAATTGACCCGAACCAGACCCAACCGGTTGGTCTAGTTTTAAGTCGATTCAGTTTGGAACCAATTCCtgcattttaaaaatagataaacccGGTCTGGTTTTGGTTCTTGATTTTTCAAAACTAGATCGGAccggtttataaaatatatataaaaataataatttttaatattatataaaatattatatatatagcttttctatataattatataaaaaataattttatattataatttttaacataaaattttaatcttaaatatatataatttttatatataatatataactacattagcacttgattaaaataaaaaaatagaaccaATCAGAACTGAAAccgataaaattgaaaatatcagtTTAGAAAGATAACCAATCTGAAATCAgttataaaaaatgtaaaattaatatatactaattcgattataaaatttgtataaaatcagactttttaattattagttgATTTGATCGAGCTAACCTTTTGTTGCCGCAATGCTTTTAATGATATGCGACGTCTTCGCTACTTACTTAAGAAtgtgaataataattttatttattatttttatagatattatatatcacatttctttttttttttaataataattttgttgtatatagatgatgaataaaataatttaactagtttattattaaaataaaataaaataaatttaaaatatataaaatatacaggTAAAATGACGTACAAcatctcaataataataataaaatatagaaaaaagctCCATCATGTAATTAACGGAGCTTTATAAATTAGTTTTGGCTTTAGCATTACAGGTGAGAAGTGATAATAAGGGACCCACCAAACTTAGTGCGATTTGATTTGACAAATGAAAATGTTTGAGAGCTCGCTGGTAGCTCTGCGTTGCtactgaatttttttatttttatttttaataattaagtaaatattttttaagaatgttataatttaaaaaaaaaaattaaaatattacaaaatatatgttaaaaaaacacacacacacaaaatcaACTAATGATAACTCTTAGGAACTACCAACTGTGGCTGGAGAGTCACCTTTTTACAACGAgtaatgctacacatcatcccaaactatattaaaatttatgaactttagctaaaattagttaaaataatttactTTCTTATTTCAATTgtctaaattttataaaatacattACAATCTATTCAATATTCTCCTTTTTTTTAACGAGGTTAGGATTGCTCATCTGGACTAATTAGAagtttttgtttcaaaaaagATAAGGTTTTCCTCTAAATTGGGGTGACaaaatctctttaaattaagaataacGATGCACACAAAATACATTTTcataatatatttcataataatgTGATAAGATGGGggtatttttatataatgatgtTATTATCATAAGATGttttaatttacaaaaatatctctcATTTTGAACatagttatttaaaataatgatttttaatgattaatttttatcatgatCAATACAACATGCGTacattgtggtttttttttatattttttataagaatttgtaGGGAAGTCTGTACAGAAAGATAAGTACATCGTAACATTTTCCTCGTTAATTTCGTTCCACCGGCCAGAATATTCAATTGGGGCAGTAAAGGGTGTCACCACCTAGGgtttttttagagaatttgctaaccttctagaagtctccaagtcttttgtaatcttgtggaattgtgtagagtcatctagaaggggcgatatagacaatttagagtagtgttctagaaagtgcgttatagacaattctagagtaggagtctagaaagttctttacccttggattgatgacaagtgtcacaatcctaaccattctttgtaccaagagttccctataaatagaggggctctcatttgtgtaaatcaccaagcaataagagaaacaagttctctagagcatctctctctatcttctctctctagtttgttctctattgtcttgagtcctttagaaagcttacttaggagctttgtgggagagaaagcctcctaaggccgcacgggtcgagtgaagaaattctaagtccgtgacagttggtatcagagctatccAGGTTAGGATGGCGGATCCAAGTGAGATCACCATGGAGGTCCAGGagacaagaaagagcaagaggtcgaaggactcaagctcatctatggagtctcgtctcgatgggatcgagagggccatggccaagatattggccaagatcGAGGAATGGGATCAGTCTCACAGGGAGGTGAGCACCCTCGACAACACAGTGACCAGGATGGAGGTGGCGGTAGCGGATGTCAGAGACCGACTTGACATCGTGGAGCAAGGTAtggaggagctaggattggagggacaatCCGAATCGCTCAAGGAGTCCATTCTAAGCACCATCCACCCTACCATCGAAGCACAACGTGTTGAGAACGTTGCTTTCCAAGACCGGGTCTTGGGGGAGCTAACGAAACTCCATGGGCAAATGGAGGAATACCGCGTCAGTCTAGAGGAGACCAAGGCGGATTGGGCTATATGCAAGCGTGCAGTGGCCAATGGGGGCGTCGTCGGAGCTGGGATGATggcgacaccaagggtggatacccccaaaccaaaagagttcgatggcaagcgggatgccaaagaacttgacaactacatgtggcacatggagcgctactttgaagctttgaacatgcaagacgagcgtgtcaaggtacgtactgcttccctctatcttactaatcttgctggtacttggtggcgtcgtaaacatagtgagatagagaagggtacttgctccattgattcttgggaagagttcaagcgtgAACTCAAGAGGCAATTCTATCCCGAGAATGTGGCTATTCATgcgcggaagagaatgaaggagttgaagcacacttcttctatccgcaactatgttgaggaattttctgccctcatgcttcaaattacaaacatgagtgaagaagatctcctcttcaacttcatcgacggtctcaaatcttgggtggctcaagaactcaagcgtcgcggagtcaacgacatctccaccgccCTGACCGTGGCAGAgaccttagaagaatttgagtacCATAAGAGTGACAACTCTTCAAAGTCCAAGTCTTCGAAAGATAATCACACTAAGGGTGGGGGAGCGAAGGGGTTCAAGCCGCCACAATACAAAGACCGTGGagacaagccttcaacatcaaaggagggcaagaaggactactcaaaggacaagaagccaaaggatgcttgcttcctttgtaaCGGACCGCATTGGGCTAGGGATTGTCCCAAGAGGAAGGCCCTCAACGCTatgttggaggagaaggaagttcaagagaagtcgcacctggggtgtctacaacttctcaactccctCAAGGCAAGCACGAAGCCAACCACCAAGGAtgggtctttgatgtttgtagaggTGTTCGTTaatgggaagaagagtcacgccatggtcgactcaggagcttctcacaacttcattaagaaggaagaggccacacggctagggattcctcttaagaagggtcaaggatggctgaagactgtgaattctgaagccaaaccccttgatggcgtagctcacggggtggagctacaacttggcacGTGGAAAGGAACGGTGGATTTCTCGGTCGCTCCTATGGATGATTTCGACATCGTGTtggggatggaattcttgagacagttcaatgtagtgtctcttccccACTATAACTCGG comes from the Carya illinoinensis cultivar Pawnee chromosome 8, C.illinoinensisPawnee_v1, whole genome shotgun sequence genome and includes:
- the LOC122318999 gene encoding probable disease resistance protein At4g27220 isoform X3, coding for MELVISIVAKIAEYTVAPIGQWLCYSCHYNSNMENLRDFKRSVLDSIDAASRNGEEIKDDVKTWLAKVDGILHQLATEILGGGEAEASSRSSNAACLNLKHRHQLSREAKKIVENIAGLLKNGDFSTVGFRPAAQEIVNPKTREYLSLDSRISIMEGIMEALGDANINRIGVWGLAGVGKTTLMKEIFKKAKEESLFHEVALANVTDTPDVIRIQGEIAEMLGLELDSEKIVTVREGRLRARLEKDNAKKILVILDDVWKELDLEEIGITPSERCKVLLTSRDWQVLANEMCTEENSFKLDILGEEEAWKLFEKMAGDSIKDDHDLQNEAIKVAKACEGLPIALVTVSKALKNKNLSTWKDALVQLTRPTPEHDTRIWSRVYSCIELSYIHLDGREVRSLFLLCARQGYYISYRDLLRYGFGLRLFYGIDTLEKARNRLETLVNNLRDSCLLLQSPHSSEEFYMHDVVRRVATIIASNDHMFVMRGDGGQKAWPDVDALKICEALSIHGGDHIHKYPNKIECPNLRYFHVQCKNRYLATPSSTSFQGMGKLEDIFFQGMDKLEVLSLTKIQLSSLLSLRNLQTLCLDECNLGDIHGIGELKNLVILSLARSDISNLPTEIGLLTRLRLLDLSSCYELKVIPPNVLSSLVNLEELYMRNITVRWEVEGPSNEGKNASLAELKKLSHLITLEIDIPDANNLPIDLFTEKLKRYMICIGGTWYPIFKELAFSRMLKLELNMSFQLDFGIKMLLKRTEYLHLDESNITESVLYQLDREDFQQLKHLCIKNNGNIKHIPGLRTSVVAFPILETFVLENMISLVEICQGNLPLESFKNLKVLTVYNCEKLRFIFSSSIARGLSLLKVLMITRCNNLGAIFVKEEDGIEDQGDMMLFGRLQTLVLRDLPKLVGFLSTKDSFMPDCRETNSEDNHDLQLPLLRHDQVSFPSLQTLRMLGLPKIKYVWSCGQEPKTVFRCLEQLQVLEIIDCGVEEIVAVEKGGEAVAIRTLVFPQVTQLYFRDLRRLKWFYKGVHVSKWPMLKEMTIQECHKVEIFASKVVSFEKAVEDQRQSEMSNIKQPLFSVDELSFPSLKELDISGMDKLEIVWQDQVAATSFPNIPNANNLSANFFFEKLERYRICIGVQSYLMREVGLSRVLKLKLNLRFQLDVGIKMLMKRTEYLYLDEENSSKSVLYEVDREDFRQLKHLHIQNNGNIKHILESGTSVVAFPILDTFVLKNMFSLKEICQDKLPSESFKNLKVLNVDNCEKLIFIFPSSIARGLSLLEELKITRCNNLGAIFVKEEEDGIEDQGDMMLFGRLQTLVLEDLPKLVGFLSTKDSVMAYCRETNSEGNHDLQLPLLHHDQVSFPSLQTLRMTGLPKIKYVWSCGQEPKTVIRCLEHLQVLEIEDCGVEEIVAFERGGEAIAIRTLMFP